One Deltaproteobacteria bacterium RBG_16_64_85 genomic window, ACAAGAAAATCGCCATGGAACATGACAAGAAGATTGCCCTTGTCGCGCACGACAACAAGAAGCGGGATCTGGTGGAATGGGCAAAATATAATCGTGTGCTCTTGGCTCACCACAAGATCTATGCAACCGGGACAACCGGCGAGGTATTGGAACAGGAGCTGGGCTTCAAAATTACCAAACTCCAGAGTGGGCCATTGGGCGGTGATCAGCAAATCGGCGCCAAGATAGCCGACAGCGAGATTGATTTTCTCATCTTTTTCTGGGACCCGCTTGAACCGCAACCCCACGATCCCGATGTCAAGGCGCTCTTGCGCATGGCGGTCGTTTGGAACATCCCCA contains:
- a CDS encoding methylglyoxal synthase; translation: MTHKKIAMEHDKKIALVAHDNKKRDLVEWAKYNRVLLAHHKIYATGTTGEVLEQELGFKITKLQSGPLGGDQQIGAKIADSEIDFLIFFWDPLEPQPHDPDVKALLRMAVVWNIPIACNRASADFMISSPLMDGDYDRLVPDYDSYRIRKIAGDE